ATGTGAAAGTGTGGTCCTAGGATATATACAGGAATTAGGTCCAAGAATGGCAAGTCTAGGTGCTCACACTCCCAACATCCATGGTGGgtaatcttttctccatagtttTTCCCCAGACATGCTCCCTTTGTCTACAACCCTGTCTTTGTTTATGGCTGAGAAAAATGACCTTTTCCTTTATACCTGGTTAGCAggttttcaaaataaacatatactttaaaatgtatatagcTCATCATGTTAAGGATTTTTATTCTTCTCGGCATTTCTAAAACAATGAGACAACACATACGATTTGTGGAAATGGTATCACTGAATCAATGAGCCAGCTCCTTTCAAAGGGGCATTGGCCACTTTTGATGTAAAACATTACATTCAGTTAGGAAGTATGGTATATTTGGTGTcttcattattatattataagaaaaattatcattaatTGTATTAAAGGGTTAATGATGCTTTGCCCTTTTGGAGTGGCATTCAGTTGAAGTTGTCAGGTTTTCCTTAGTAGACCTCATTATGCCATATCCCACCCACTTCTGTTATCACTCAAGTGCACTGAGATCTAAGCATCTTTaggtgactctttttttttaactttatttaaaaattaactttaacagtgtgacattgatcaataagagtacataggtttcaggtaaacatttctacagcatttgaactgttgattatgttgtatacccatcacccaaagtcaaattattttccatcaccttatacaTGTCTCTCTTTACTCACTTCCCCTGCCCCAACCcccacatccccctccctctagtaaccacttcacttttatgtatGTCCATCAGTCTCATTtatatatcctacctatgtgtgaaatcatacagttcttagcattttctgatttacttatttccctcagtataatgttctcaaggtccattcatgttttggtaaatgtcactatgttattatttcttatggctgaatagtattccactgtttatatatatatatacatatatgtaccacatcttctttatcctatcCTCTATctagagacactttggttgtttccatgtcttagccactgtgttcacaatgctgagatgaacatggtgcatgtgtttttatgtaccaatgttttcaagtttttgaagAAGTtaaccagtagaggaattgctgggtcatatggtaattcttttcttgattttttgaggaattctcatactttcttccataatggttgcactactttacattcccaccaacagtggatgagggttcctttttctctatagcctctccaatacttgttagtttacctgtcttgttgataatagccaatctaataggtgtaaggtggtatctcattgtaattttgatttgcatttctcaaatagcttgtgaacatgagcatcttttcatatatctgttggccatttgtatgtcttcttgggagaagtgtttgttcaggtcctctccccattttttattggattgtttgcttttctgttgctgaactttgtgagttctgtATATAGTTTGGATaataaccccttattggagctgttgtttgcaaatgtctcccatttggttggctgcctatttgttttgctgtcagtttctttagctgtgcaggaactttttagtttgatacaatcccatttatttatttttgcctttacatcccttgcctttggggtcaaatttataaattgttctctacagccaaggtctatgagtttagtacctatattcttttctatgtaatttattttttcagattttatatttaggtctttgattcattttaaattaatttttttgcagaaagccaaattgtagtcaagtttcattctttgtatgtggctttccaattttcccagcaccatttattgaagaggctttcttttctgtattgtgtttttgtttgtttgattgtttgtttattaattaattaatttatttatttttgtgagagaaacagataggaacagacagacaggaagggagatagatgagaagcatcaattcttcattgcggcaccttagttgttcattatttgctttcttatatgtgccttgatgggtggcaGGGGaggctacagccgagccagtgacctcttgctcaagctaacaacctttgggtttaaaccagtgaccatggggttatgtctatgatctcacgctcaaaccagtgaccccacactcaagctggtgagcctgcacttaaaccgataacctcagagtttcgagtctgggtcctctgtgcccctggctgatgctctatttactgtgtccccacctggtcaggctacattgtgtgttgttggctcctttgttgaagatgatttgtctctatatatgtggttttatttctgggctctcaattctgtcctgttggtctgtatatatatttttctgctaataccatgctgttttgataatcATGGCTCtgaagtataatttgaagtcaggtagtatgataccaccagctttattccttttcctcaggtttgctttggctatttaattttttttatggtttcatataataGATCACTCttataaagaaattcttttaatatgtttataaaatcaATGGTACAGGGTATTCTGGGTGAACCATAAGGTTTTCTTTTACAATGATATTGTTTATTCAGTAGGGCTCAAAATGTATTTCAATTTTATGTGTATAGTTATTAGTTTCAAAGATGAAAGTTTTTAAGATGTACAGCAGAATGAGAGAATGAAAACAGCAATTAATTCCTGATTGCATCTGGGGGCAGATATATTAGCTAGTTGTTCTTTCCTCTCATTTTGCGATTTTGCGTTATCTCTTTGCTGCTATCCAAAGTAGCTTTAATAAAGTGGTTTCAAAAGTCAAGGGGCttctttttaagttctttttcttggattttttttttctgaagttggaaacggggagtcagtcagacagactcctgcatgcgcccaaccaggattcacccggcatgcccaccagggggcgatgctcttcctatcttgaggcgtcgctctgccacaatcagagctattctagtgcctgaggcagaggccacagagccatcctcagcgccccggcaaattttgctccaatggagcctcagttgcaggaggggaagagagagacagagaggaaggaggggggggtggagaagcagatgggtgcttctcctgtgtgccctggccgggaatcgaacctgggactcccacacaccaggccgacactctactactgagcaaactggccagggcctttttcttggAATTTAAGTGTCACCCATGCttgcctttcttctcctccttttcttttagtttctatactattatttttcttcagtttttcttttttgtccctaCCTAGCCTGGCACTTCTTCTGTCTGTCCTTAAAGTATGGACATTTCTTAAATGTTGTCACCAGGTTTCTTCTTTATCTCCATGCTCTGTCTGCACGGTACCATCCACTCATACTACCAAATCAACATTCCCACCCTCTCATTTCTCCAGACCTTTGGACCCATCTTACAattgttcttttaaataaatgtcatCAGAATGACTTGCAGACCCCTTAATGTTCAATGTCCCTatgagatttaattttatttttcagctaaCTTGTTACTTTTGTATCCCTTACAGTGTAAGCAAACTCATTAACTTTTTCATGTTCCTGCTTAGCCAATAAATCATCAAGTTGAATTAATTCTACCTCTGAAATATCCTGgataactatttctttttctttttctctgtcactgCCTCTGGTCAAGATCATTGCCTTTCTCAAATAAGGTATTGCAATTAGTTATTTAACTGGTCATTCTCTCTTCAAGATCTCTTCCTACCAACCTACCCTTCAAAGTCTATTCAGTGATTGTTCTAGAGCCAGGGAAATCTACTAAAaaatcaagagagagaaaaaaatttagtgaTTCCTTATTACCTGTAAGACAAAGTTTAAATGCCTTTACAGAACCTTCACAATTTGATCTTAGTGTACCTTATTCAAGTTCTGTTGAGTTCTTACAAGttcattttcagtttcttcttcttatccatgCTCCCCAAGGCTCAGAAGTGAGGAGCTGTTTTCCAGTCTTATGTTTGACATGTCCTTCtcaattcagtttattttttgaaCAGTCTCTGTTCCTTATGCTTAGAAGAATTCCTCTAGTCTACTCTATCTGTTGAACCCCTCAACCTCTTTTATCTCTGAGATCTGAGAATCATCTCTTCTGCTACATCTTCTTGACCTTTGAACTTTGACCATGCCTCCTAGAATGTTGTACATGTTGTTGGGCACATTGCACTGTTATTTGCTTAATTGATTCCCCCATTAGACTGTGAACTTTTTGAGGGTGAAAACTATGTCtcatttacttttttgtattcTTGTTATTTAACTCAATATCAGCAGAGTCTCAGTATATAGGTATTGAGttaataaaacaacataaattggTGTTGCTTATACTGACAGGATCTGGCAATTTTCCTAAGGACCCTTTCTGGTTATTCATGATTGATCTTCTCTTTTAGACATTGCCCTGCTCCTCTGCGAATCTacatggaagggaagggaagagagaataaaaatattaagatattgTTGATTACAGCTAAAACCTGCTTTGATTTGTACCCAAACTGAGATGTTCCAGAGACACTGCTGGAAGCCTTTTCCATCATTCCATTGAAGGCAAATAAATCCATTGCATCCTGGAGTTAAACAATTTAATAACTGAAATTGTGCTCATCCTTTGTTAACTTAAGTTTTACTATCtactcaacattttttattttttggttgtcacaacagCACTTTCAAGAACATACACTTGTTTAAAATTGTTTGCTTTAGGTTTTAGTTATGTAAAGAAAGATGATTTTAGAAAAAAGCATTTTTGCTCTCAAATCCTGTTATAAATAATTCATTTGCATAAGATATCACCAGGTGAAATTCGGAGGATGATAATAGTAATACGAGTGTTGAACACTCAATGTAGTTCAAGTAATGTCTGTCTTTGTGCTATAAAGggactattttatttaattctcacagcagctCTGGGAAGGGTTTTATTCTCCTACGttttagaagagaaaaacagaagcagaaacaTGTTAAGCATCTTGCCAGCCTCATACAGCTGTTAAGGATCTCAGCCGGGATTGGGATCCAAGCAGTCTGAATCCAGGGCTCACTCCCATAATCACTACAGCTGTGGAGAATATAATTTACAACTAAATTCCTATTCTACCTGAAAGACAGAGGTTTGTCTGCCTGCCACCATCTtacattcttttaaatatgttgGTTCTTCTTCCCTGAAATCATGTCTCCtactttcacatttatttttctttcttcccccatATGCTCCTGGTAAATCATACTCTAATTCCCCCTTGCTTCCTTCTTTGGGACGATGTGATGACTACTTTGTGAGCCAGTGCACTGTGGATGTGTCTCAGCACAGCCTCTCTCATTGATCAAGTGTGTTGAAGCTGACATTCAAGTGTCAAGCTGATACTAAATGTATGCCTGTGTTTATTCTTCTTGCCACTCATAGAACAGCAAACTATGTTAGGCCAGGTAAAAATGAGAgagtaagatatatatatattttttaaatgtcttttagaTTAGTCCATAAACCTATAGGTTGCATTTAGGGCAGTGCTTATTTAATTAGGTGAGTATATATTTGGATGTTTGACCAATCAATTAGATTTTcagtgaaacaaaacaaaataaacacacacacagacagacaaaaaaataaacactaaacaAAAGATATGTATATGCCTTAGGTCATTCAGTCCTCATAGCAACCCTATGAAGTGGGCACCATTGTTACTCTTTATAGATGCAGGAAACTAAGGCAGAGGGAGGGTAAATGACTTGACCAAAGACATACAACTGGGAAGTGGCAGAGCTAAGTGTAGGTCCCAGAAAGACTGCTTGACCCTAAAGGTTATGCTCTTACTCCCTAGCAGTTAGGATGGGTCCTCCTAGAATAAGTGCTTGAGTAAAATGCTATTTTCAGGCCAGGGTTGTACGCTACTAACAAGAGGCCTTTGCAGCAGAGTCTACAGAGAGGTCCCTAGAGTGCAGCTTTAATTCCTAGTGGGCCCACAGCTCTCCAGAAATGACCTCTCATTTTGAGAACATTTTGGAAGGAGACTAGAGGGTTCAATGAGGCTGCTGAGTGGTAGCCAGGTTCCTGTCTGAGGCAGGATTCAGCACTGGTTCTGAAGGGGCTATAGTGACTTACTATGAAACATGGCTTGTTAATGGGCAGCAGGGGACTCTCTTCAACAGGCTTCCCTAGAACAGTCAGCGCTACTGTTAAAGGATGTATCTGTATGGGATGGTTTGGTTCCTGTGAGTCCTGACTGTGTTGCCTTCTGTCCTGAGCCTCTGTGTCAGGATCAGAAGTCATTGCTTTAACTTTAGACCAAtgaggccatttatttatttatttacagaggggCTGCTATAATGACAAAGCTTATATAATTATGCAAATGCAGATTTTGCTATTTGATGAATCAAATAGATTTAGAGTTCCTCAAAACCCTAGGCTAGTTGGGGAATCTCATTCTTTCTAAAGAGATAATAACGGGGTCTCATGGTAGAACAGTTTCTAAATGTGACCCTCACAGTCCAACCTAAAGTGACCTATCTGTCATagaccatatttttttttcttccctagatTGACAATTATGTACAGGACATTATGTATTAGATGTCTTCATTTATGTCCCTTTTCCTAAACCACATTTTAAAACCCTTAAGAtaagaaaattatgttttatacaATATGTCCCTTACTTATAATAGGTGATAATAAACATGTAATTTTGTTTTGACCAGTTAGAATATACCGGGGTCTCTTCACAACATGACTGGGATGTGGACTAACAAAAGGTTATGGGATGTTGGTTGACATATTTTAGAGAATTATACAGTTTTAAGCTTATGGTCATTTTGAAGtagaaaaatataatgaattttaaaattttatttaaaaagtattagaaGTTGTTGCTAAGAAGTaattatttgagtttatttttgaattcAATTTGCCTTATCTATGTTAGTTGGCCTTTTGCTCATCAGAGCCAATGTTATTATCACCTTTCAATCTCATTtagtgatttattttgtttttttatccacctACACCTCCTCTCTTCcatcattatatgtatataaaaatagaagtgatattttatttcatattaataaTCACTGGCCTGTTGCTGAGGGTAGTTTAAGAAGAAGTGTCCTCACTTCATTCTGAGTGTCTTTGAAAGGGCTTTGATCTGTGTGTTGAATGTCATCAGAAGCGGAGATGTAAATgccattttctgttctgttttcagGTCACATGTGCCAATTTAACAAATGGTGGAAAGTCAGaacttctaaaatcaggaagcaGCAAATCCACACTAAAGCACATATGGACAGAAAGCAGCAAAGACTTGTCCATCAGCCGACTCCTGTCACAGACTTTTCGTGGCAAAGAAAATGATACAGATTTAGATCTGCGGTATGACACCCCAGAACCTTACTCTGAGCAAGACCTTTGGGACTGGCTGAGGAACTCCACGGATCTTCAAGAGCCTCGGCCCAGGGCCAAGCGAAGGCCCATTGTTAAGACGGGCAAGTTTAAGAAAATGTTTGGATGGGGTGATTTTCATTCCAACATCAAAACAGTGAAGCTCAACCTGTTGATAACAGGGAAAATTGTAGATCATGGCAATGGGACATTTAGTGTTTATTTCAGGCATAACTCCACCGGTCAAGGGAATGTGTCTGTCAGCTTGGTGCCCCCGACGAAAATAGTGGAATTTGACTTGGCACAACAAACTGTGATTGATGCCAAAGATTCCAAATCCTTTAACTGTCGCATTGAATATGAGAAGGTTGACAAGGCTACCAAGAACACACTCTGCAATTATGATCCTTCAAAAACCTGTTACCAGGAGCAGACCCAAAGTCATGTATCTTGGCTTTGCTCCAAGCCCTTCAAAGTCATCTGTATTTACATTTCCTTTTATAGTACAGATTATAAACTTGTACAGAAAGTGTGCCCCGACTACAACTACCACAGTGACACACCATACTTCCCCTCTGGATGAGGATGACGCAAGGTTGAGACTGAAGCCTGAGGAATTAGAGGTCGTATGACAGGGCTGTTACCTCAAAGAAGGAGGTCACATCTGTTTCCTGGAATGTGTCTACACTGCTGCTCTTGTCACCTGGCTGCCAATACGCTAGTGGAAAACAACCCGATGTAATTTCTGCCCAGTCAGCTTCATCTCTCAGTAGAGTTATAAATCAATCACCCCAGATTTTAAAGCCACACTTGAAGACATGCTCTCATACATTgatgtacacaaacacacacttatGCACATTTCAGCTTGCATCTGTCATGATTCCTGTCGGGAGGGTTCTCATTGTCTGACTCATAATGGTTGAGGATAACATGTCATCAGGAGAAAGGATTAACCAAACAGTGAATGGTTTCTAACACTTGCTGTTGTGGAAATCTCTTTTAAAGTCTTGAGTACATGCTAATCAATAGTCCCCACTCATGCATTCTTACTGCTTGGAGTAGCTGTACTGGTAAATACTACTGTAGGAGTATATGCttgttaaaatggaaaaaaaatatgtctttagAGCtcagtattctttattttatgaaCAACAACAAAGTGTAGTATCTTTTTTCCAGCATACAGTAGGCACATTCAAGGTGATACAagatggctctttttttttttttttttttttttttctatggagGGAGCCTGTTCTCAGTAAAGATGAGCAAACATTTGGAATTTACATGTGGGCAGACACTGGTTTACAGCTTTCATCACCAACTATTGGACTTTTGCAAAGTTGAGACCAGCTAAAACTGCTTAAAACAAGTTCTGATCATTATTTAAGAAGGGAAATGCCTGACAGACACCATGTAAGTTATAAGTGTCTGTCTTATCTTTACTACACATATTGTAACAAATTCAATATCCTAGTCTTCATTTGTATGAATGGTTTGTACTGTACATAGTTTAACCAAGTGTTATTTGAGCTGCTTATTAATATTAACTTGTACTTGTCTCTCTGCTTGTTattggttaaaaaagaaaaaaaaaggatatgagGAAACCATTTTATCAATGTAGCTgtgaattccattaaaaaaaagaaacttaatgtACAAAGCATTTATTCAGCTCAAGTATTGTTGAACGCTATACATATACAACATTACAGTCTGTCtgtatttagatattttatttctggacaaagtgaaatgtacataaaaataaaatgcttaaggTTGAGTTTCAATATGTACTTGTGTAAGATgatgatttaaatagttctgacAAGAAGAATGTGTTGGAATATCCTCATTGTTTTACATCTCATATCTTTAAATTTGTACAAAACTATCTAAATTGCTATTAGTTTCTCAGTCAAAACAACTTAGGAGTTTCCATCTCAAGCCTGGAAAACAGTTGTGGCATATAGCGCTGCACACATTTTTTGGTTTACTGTCATACTAGTTATTTAAGAATACCAAAAAATCAATGACCATAAGAGATAATTGAGATCtcttaaattaattataattacttgtattttttctgttgtaTAGAGTTTTTAATCTAGCAAGGCGATTGAGagtaagataattatttttttcattaaaagaaagTCAAGTAGTCTGAAAATTGTGGCTGACATTCTACTGTAATGACTCAACTCAACTGAGAAAGTTACAACAGTAGTGGAAGGCGTCAATGCTCAGTTCACCTGTACCATGTGAGATCAACTTATCTACATGCATTGTTTATGGAcattaaactttctttttaaaaataatgactgcATTCAATCccagcaaaataaacagaagaaggTATATGTAAGGTAACTCATTTTTAAAGGCATGGATTGGGGATTATGATATGAAGAGTTTCAAAATTCAATCAAAGAAGGCAAATAGGGAACACCAATCCATACTTACCTTTTCTTCATGCTGCATAGGGATAAATATGTTTTCATGTAGAAAAGAACAGAAGGCACTACAGGAAATCGCAAATCACATAGTTCTGAAGTGAGAACTCAGTAACTGATTTAACTAAAAAAGAGCCTTCAACAGCAAATCAAAGATTTGTTACATGTCCATCTCTCAAAATCTCTGATATAATTAGGCAATCATTTCCATCAATGTATTAATTAACAGGCTCTCTAGGtgactttcccctccccctttctcccaagcacagtttccttgcctctctctttttcctgagtTCCAAGAgctcttcttttgcctctgtaacttgtttcctgagcccattgcTTCTAGGGTTCACTtcttctacttctgtgacttAACATGTAAACcttctcttatagtttgaaaaagaagaaacggACTCTGTGGCGCAACAGGCAAGAAGAGCTTCATGAGTTTCAGCTGCTGGACATATTTTCCACAGATAAACCTGTTATTCTGGGGTTTATTTATCAAAGTGATCGCTTAGGAGTTTGTTTTCTCTTAGCAAAAAGGTGAATAAATGAGAAGGGAAAAACAATTTTGGAGGGGATCATTTGATTGGTGGACCATGACTTTggcctaatccaggggtccccaaactatggcccgcgggccacatgcggccccctgaggccatttatccggcccccgccgcacttccggaaggggcacctctttcattggtggtcagtgagaggagcatagttcccattgaaatactggtcagttggctgatttaaatttacttgttctttattttaaatattgtatttgttcccgttttgttttttttactttaaaataagatctgtgcagtgtgcatagggatttgttcatagttttttttatagtctggccctccaatagtctgagggacagtgaactggccccctgtataaaaagtttggggacccctggtctaatctgTCCTTTTGTCATCCAAAAATCAAGAAGAGATGAAAATATGCTTCAATCTCCACTTGTCTGCCCTGCTCTCCATCTTCCTCATGAAATGTTTATCTTCAATTTTTATGAACATTCAGAACATAGATAACTAacattaaatgaattatttttctgaagtttttctttaaaagaaaaataatataaaaagaaaacatagcaaACTCCTAATaaggttttcaatttttaataacccaagctttcagaattttctttctggGCCTGTACACACTTATCCTAAACTCCTATATCATCAACACCTCCATCTGTAATATAGAAAGTCATGATCATGTAGAACTTTGATTCAAAAGATAATTTGGTTGTATCCCCTATTTTAGATAAGGAAGTGGGGGAAGGAAAATAATGAATATGCAGGTTCAAATGTTCAGATTATAAACTTTATTAGGCCAACTTGTTGCTTGAAGAaagaggttattattattattttttaaaatttttccaatgatttgagagagagaaagaaagagggagagatgaagggagagagagagaagcatcaactcattgttccattttgttgttccatttaattgtgcactcatgtttgcttttcatatgtgtcctgactgaggatgaaaccagcgactttggtgtcttgggatgatgctctattcactgaaccacttGGCCaggccttaaaaaaaattttttttttaaaacttcattttactgattgtagggagagagaaagggagagagacagaaactttGATCATTCCTGTATGTGTCGTGACAGGAGATTGAACCGGAAAACTTTGTGTagtgggacgatgctctacccaaccAAAAGGAGATCTAAATTCTCTAAATTCGCAAATATTATTTCACACCTTAGCTAAGATACAGAAGAAAAACTTCATGGTAAAAATTGATGACatctgctgtgaacatgggtttCTCATTGCCTATTGTTCattctaaaagtattttttagtAAGATTGAAATTATGAAGAAATTATTATGGTTTTTTGCCttacagaagaaaaattatacatgttATTGATTTATCTAGTTATGATAAAAACTAATGAATTGTCTCGGTACAGTTATAATGGGGCATGTTTGGGGTTCATGGcttttgtgagagtttctctgcATAAGTAAAAGGGGATAAATTGTTAATAGTTCAGTACTAAAGTTCTGGAAGTTCTATTCTGTAAGTAATTGAGATACTTGTTATATTTAAAACTGTGGACTGGGAATCTTCAGGTTTCTTCGTTTCAGCAATAATTGTAAGCCATATCTTTTTGCACAGAATAGGTTAAAAAAATCATGAGAAGCCTGAGAAAgtgtttgtcttttctctttttcccactgCTTACGTGTAAGAAGCAGCTTAGCCAATATAAACATCTCTTTGGAAAAGCGATTTGAGTCTCCACCATCAACTTTGAATGCCAAGTTTTAACCTGAAGCAAATTCCAGTAGCTGTGTTTATAAACCTTTGAAAGGATTGATGTTCTGGTTTCAGATATTTACTGATATTTATTCAATTAtcaatctattttatatttttcttttcattttattgaaataaaatgcaaatcagTTGATGcattccaaaatttaaaatttaaaaatattcatttgcataaaaataatgACTATTCACCTAGTTTTCAGGTGATAAAAATTGAGAATCTTGATAGCCAGAACTGAATCCTGAAAAATAACCGAGTCAATATTTTCTTAGGAATCCCATGAATATAAAAGAACGATTTTAGGGT
Above is a window of Saccopteryx bilineata isolate mSacBil1 chromosome 7, mSacBil1_pri_phased_curated, whole genome shotgun sequence DNA encoding:
- the NXPH1 gene encoding neurexophilin-1, coding for MQAACWYVLLLLQPTVYLVTCANLTNGGKSELLKSGSSKSTLKHIWTESSKDLSISRLLSQTFRGKENDTDLDLRYDTPEPYSEQDLWDWLRNSTDLQEPRPRAKRRPIVKTGKFKKMFGWGDFHSNIKTVKLNLLITGKIVDHGNGTFSVYFRHNSTGQGNVSVSLVPPTKIVEFDLAQQTVIDAKDSKSFNCRIEYEKVDKATKNTLCNYDPSKTCYQEQTQSHVSWLCSKPFKVICIYISFYSTDYKLVQKVCPDYNYHSDTPYFPSG